One Fuerstiella marisgermanici DNA window includes the following coding sequences:
- a CDS encoding beta-ketoacyl-[acyl-carrier-protein] synthase family protein, protein MSSASEQIVITGIGLMSPIGIGVDSAWDSLLNGQCGFRPVEHLSYVGTPDCIGGEVTDFTDSSAKKQHLKAVRKQIKVMCREIQLGVASALQAITHAGVDLDAVSSDRIGVDFGANLMSSPPAVLIDGAVQSIDEARHFDFSKWGLNGGDRFRGMEPLWLLKYLPNMPGCHIGIALDARGPNNSLTQDEASGGLVIAEAANIIRRGRADIMVTGTTGTKLHPVKACQHKKWDVLAEGPADQRCRPLDSNRHGEVLSEAACTLILESRSHAEARGAKIYGTILGTGASCVNSADGQADETQAVQLAAKMAMANAEVSAADLGHVNVSASGHLTRDAFEAKAIRTLLGDKAAETPVTAPKSYIGSAGSGSALTEIAISLLGLQHDVIPKTLNFQSTDDCCALNVVGNEHLATDNKLFLKTSVTRMGQSSAVVIGA, encoded by the coding sequence ATGTCATCAGCATCTGAGCAGATTGTCATCACGGGCATCGGGCTTATGTCGCCGATTGGAATCGGCGTCGACAGCGCATGGGACAGTCTCTTGAACGGCCAATGTGGCTTTCGCCCAGTTGAACATCTTAGCTATGTCGGCACGCCGGACTGCATTGGCGGAGAAGTGACTGACTTCACGGATTCGTCGGCCAAGAAACAACACCTGAAAGCCGTTCGCAAGCAGATCAAAGTGATGTGCCGCGAAATCCAACTCGGCGTCGCGTCCGCTCTGCAGGCCATCACTCATGCCGGCGTTGATCTGGATGCGGTTTCGTCCGATCGAATCGGCGTCGACTTCGGCGCGAATCTCATGTCCAGCCCGCCTGCCGTGCTGATCGATGGCGCGGTCCAAAGTATCGATGAAGCGAGGCACTTCGATTTTTCGAAGTGGGGCCTGAATGGCGGCGATCGGTTCCGCGGAATGGAACCGTTGTGGCTGCTGAAGTACTTGCCCAATATGCCTGGCTGCCACATCGGAATCGCACTCGATGCTCGCGGGCCAAACAATTCACTGACGCAGGACGAAGCGTCAGGCGGACTGGTGATCGCCGAAGCAGCAAATATTATTCGGCGTGGCCGAGCCGACATTATGGTTACCGGTACAACCGGCACCAAGCTGCATCCCGTGAAGGCGTGTCAGCACAAAAAATGGGACGTGCTGGCCGAAGGTCCGGCCGATCAGCGTTGCCGACCACTGGACAGCAATCGTCACGGCGAAGTCCTTTCAGAAGCCGCCTGTACGCTGATTCTGGAATCGCGAAGTCACGCAGAAGCTCGCGGTGCCAAAATCTACGGTACGATTTTGGGAACCGGAGCCAGTTGCGTGAACTCCGCTGATGGCCAGGCCGACGAAACTCAGGCTGTACAACTGGCCGCCAAAATGGCGATGGCAAATGCCGAAGTCAGTGCGGCTGATTTAGGACATGTCAACGTATCTGCCTCAGGGCACCTCACACGCGACGCCTTCGAAGCGAAAGCCATTCGTACGCTTCTGGGTGACAAGGCGGCTGAGACGCCTGTGACGGCGCCGAAGAGCTACATCGGCAGTGCAGGAAGCGGATCTGCTTTGACTGAAATCGCCATTTCGCTGCTGGGCCTGCAGCACGACGTGATCCCGAAGACACTCAACTTCCAATCAACCGACGATTGTTGTGCATTGAATGTCGTCGGCAATGAGCACCTCGCCACCGACAACAAGCTGTTCCTCAAAACCAGCGTCACACGTATGGGCCAAAGCAGCGCCGTTGTCATCGGCGCTTAG
- the hemG gene encoding protoporphyrinogen oxidase, which produces MSKLSWNTCTNWGHDDGSSVVMNGQRVAVIGGGITGLACAHRLISIDPDVQVTIFEGSDRLGGIIQTVQQDGFLIELGPDSFITNKPGGVQLCDEIGFSDQLIATDETYRRSLVLRKGRPLPVPDGFMLMAPANPVAIMTTPILSAKGKLRLLQEAITAAKTTDEDESLASFVRRRFGTEALERLVQPLVGGIYTADPEKLSLKATLPRFLDMERQHGSVIRATLAGQKTKSDDQNSRAKAAASGSGARYGLFTTPADGLSSLVTAVEQKLLASNRVTINTERAVVSMHRIDNRWRLQPDGAASCDFDGVAMTLPCHKAAALLDDSATELATTLREYEYASSAIVVSGHRIADFTHPLDAFGLVIPAIENRKILAVSFTSRKFPGRAPEGQVLLRTFVGGAMQPELLQLTDDEIMSIVQQELTSILGLKSAPAFQQIIRYNNSMPQYHVGHLDLVGRTETLVGDVPGLELAGSAYHGVGIPDSIASGRRAAECLLASQKST; this is translated from the coding sequence ATGTCAAAGCTGTCGTGGAATACGTGCACGAACTGGGGGCACGATGACGGAAGCAGCGTTGTCATGAATGGCCAGCGAGTCGCGGTGATCGGCGGGGGCATTACGGGCCTGGCGTGCGCTCATCGATTGATTTCGATTGATCCGGACGTTCAAGTCACGATCTTCGAAGGCAGCGACCGGCTGGGCGGCATCATTCAGACGGTGCAGCAGGACGGTTTTCTAATTGAACTCGGGCCGGATTCGTTTATCACCAACAAGCCCGGTGGTGTGCAGCTTTGTGATGAGATCGGTTTCTCCGACCAGTTGATCGCCACCGACGAAACGTATCGCCGATCGCTCGTGCTGCGGAAAGGCCGCCCGTTGCCTGTTCCCGACGGCTTCATGCTGATGGCGCCGGCAAACCCCGTCGCCATCATGACGACCCCGATCCTGTCGGCGAAGGGCAAACTGCGATTGCTGCAGGAAGCCATCACGGCCGCGAAGACAACCGACGAAGACGAATCGCTGGCCAGTTTCGTGCGACGCCGCTTCGGTACGGAAGCGCTCGAACGACTTGTGCAGCCACTGGTTGGCGGTATCTACACGGCCGATCCGGAAAAGTTAAGCCTGAAAGCGACACTGCCACGTTTCCTGGACATGGAACGCCAGCACGGCAGTGTCATCCGCGCGACACTTGCCGGACAGAAAACGAAATCGGATGATCAGAATTCACGAGCGAAGGCTGCAGCGTCCGGCAGTGGAGCTCGGTACGGGCTGTTCACGACCCCAGCTGATGGGCTGAGTTCGCTGGTGACGGCGGTCGAACAGAAACTACTCGCCAGCAACCGAGTGACCATCAACACGGAGCGTGCCGTCGTATCAATGCACCGAATCGATAATCGCTGGCGTCTTCAACCAGACGGTGCTGCGAGCTGTGATTTCGACGGCGTTGCAATGACGCTGCCGTGCCACAAAGCGGCCGCACTGCTGGATGATTCCGCGACCGAGTTAGCAACGACGTTGCGAGAATACGAGTATGCGTCGAGCGCCATTGTGGTGAGTGGGCATCGGATCGCCGACTTCACTCATCCGCTGGACGCCTTTGGCTTGGTGATTCCCGCGATCGAAAATCGCAAGATACTGGCCGTGTCGTTTACCAGCCGTAAATTTCCTGGGCGAGCTCCCGAGGGGCAGGTTCTGCTGCGAACCTTCGTCGGTGGCGCCATGCAGCCGGAATTGCTGCAGCTTACCGACGACGAAATCATGTCGATCGTGCAGCAGGAACTGACCAGTATTCTGGGGCTGAAGTCGGCTCCGGCATTCCAGCAAATCATCCGCTACAACAATTCGATGCCCCAATACCACGTCGGTCACCTGGATCTGGTCGGCCGCACGGAAACGTTGGTCGGCGACGTGCCTGGGCTGGAACTCGCAGGAAGTGCGTACCATGGAGTCGGCATTCCCGACAGCATCGCCAGCGGTCGCCGAGCGGCGGAATGTCTGCTGGCCTCACAGAAATCGACGTAA